Genomic window (Tardiphaga sp. vice304):
CGGCGCCTCGTCGGCGCGCCAGTCGAGACCGGCCTCCAGCAGCAATACGCGCCGGGTGGCATCTTCGGAGAGACGGGCAGCCACGGCGGCACCGGCCGAACCTCCGCCGACAACGATCACATCACGCATCAGTCATCACTTCCAGGCTCGGCCGGCAAGCGGCCCTGAAATCAACCAGGGCCACAGCCTTACAGCGGTCGATCGTTCGGAACGCAGTATGCGTCACGGCATTGCGCAACGCCAGTATGCACGCCACGGCGCGGGTATGGCGCAACGGCTACTGGATCGCGCGGCAAACCGAAAACGCGCCGCCCTGCAAAGCCGGCGCGTTCATGGACGAGCCGCTTGACCTTGCAGCGAAAGCCGGTGAATTGCTGGAAATCGCTGGCCCGAATCGGCTGCTCGTACTGACCCGCATGAGGAACCCGCCATGATCCTGATCACCGCCGCCAGTGGCAAAACCGGCCGGGCCATCATCGCCGCGCTGGCGGCGCGCGGCGCATCGGTGCGTGCGTTTGTGCGCAGCGCCGCGCAACGCGAGGCGCTGCTCCGGCTCGGCGCGACCGATGTCGTGATCGGCGCGCTCGACGACGACGCCGCATTGCTGCGCGCGATGCACGAGACAGACGCAGTCTACCACGTCTGTCCGAATGTCAGCCTGCATGAAGTGGCTTTTGCCGACGCCGTGATCGCCGCGGCGGAGGCCGCCGAAGTGCCGCGGCTGGTCTATCATTCCGTGCTGCACCCGCATGTCGAGGTGATGCCGCACCACTGGTCCAAGATGCGCGTCGAGGAGATGCTGTACAGTTCGGAACTGGACTGGACCATCCTGCAGCCCACCACCTATATGCAGAACATCCTGAGCGAACTCGATCGGATCACGACCGACGGCGTGTACCGCGTGCCCTACCCGCTTGAGACGCCGCTCAGCCTGATCGATCTCGGCGATATCGCCGAGGTCGCCGCAAAAGTGCTGACCGAGGACGGCCACGCCAATGCCACCTACGAACTGGCCGGCACGTCGCCGCTGAGCCCGATCGATGTTGCCGAAGCGTTTGCCGCCGCCCTCGGGCGCGAGGTTCGGGCCGAGGCCGAATCTGTCAAGGCATGGCAGGCGCGCGCGCGTATCGCCGGGATGGATGAGCATGCCGTGACAGCGCTGACGAAAATGTTCGTCAGCTATGCTGGCGACGGGCTGAAGGGCAATCCCAACGTGCTGCGCTGGCTGCTGGGACGCGAGCCCGTCACGCTGGCGGAATTCGCGGCATCCTGCCGTCAGCGCGTGCCGTAAGCGCGATCGCCGGCATCGCCGAGGCCGGGCCAGATATAGGCGTGGTCGGTCAGCTTCTCGTCGACCGCCGCGGTCCAGATCGGCACATCCGGGTGATGGCCGCGCAGCCGCTCGATGCCTTCGGGTGCCGCCAGCAGGCAGACGAAGCGGATGTCCCGGGCGCCGCGCTCCTTGATGCGGTCGATCGCCGCCACCGCGGTGTTGGCAGTGGCCAGCATCGGATCGATCACGATGACCAGCCGCTCCTCGAGATTGGTCGGCGCCTTGAAGAAATATTCGACGGCGGTAAAGGTCTCGGGATCGCGGTACAGGCCGATATGCGCGATGCGCGCCGACGGCACCAGATCGATCATGCCCTCGACGAAGGACAGGCCGGCGCGCAGCACCGGCGCGAACACCAGCTTCTTGCCGGCGATTTCCTTGCCGGTCATCCTGGTCAGCGGCGTCTCGATCTCGACGTCGGTGAGCGGCAGGTCGCGCGTCACCTCATAGCACAGCAACATGCCGATCTCGTTGAGCAGTTCGCGAAACCCCTTGGTGGAGCGGGTCTTGTCGCGGATCAGCGTCAGCTTGTGCTGCACCAGCGGGTGGGTAACGATCGTAACGCCGTCCATTGCACTTCCTTCGATTAGAACACAGTACCGTCGCTGATGATCCTGATGGGGGGCGAGGCATCGGCGCGACGTTCGCGCGCCAGCACGCGCCCGGCGGCCCAGCTTCCGCCCTCGAGAATTTTGGCCAGCGGCAGCGAGGTCGCGTCAAGCTGCAGCTTCTCCCGGATGCCTTCGGCGAGGCGGTCGAGCAGCGCCACCGTCAGCGCACGCCATTCCACCACCAGCGTCGAGGACACGTCATGCTCGCGTTCCGCGTCGGCGTAATCGCGAAAATTGAGCACGCCGATATCGACGAACAACCCGCCATTGCGATACTCGGCGAGACCGGTGAGGCCGTCAATATTGGTGACCTCGATGCCCGCGATCTGCAGCGGTTCGATCAGCGAATAGGACAGCCACTGCGAGAGCTTGTGCAGCGGCATCAGTTCAGAGGTCGCATCGTCGGACTTCAGCGCCGGGTGCTTCCAGCAGTCGCCGAGCGCGATGCCGCCGAGCGTCAACCGCGACGGCCAGATCGGGCCGAGCCGCTGCAGCAGCACCGAGAGGATGGTCGGCGCCGGCAGCTTGCCTTGATGCGCCAGCATCACCATCTGGTCGAACAGCCCGCCGGGCCGCGGCGTGTCAATCATGCCGAACACGTCCGGTTTCGACGCCACCAGCGAGCCCAGCCGGCGCAGCAGGTCGGCGCGCCCCTCGATGCCGACCAGCGGATTGGCGTCGGAAACCTGCATGCCGTTTTGCAGATCGGCGACGGAGAGCTTCTGCAGAACCGAGGCGTCGGCGCGCAATGGCTGCGCCGGATCGGCGGAGAACGCGCCGCTGGCGAACATCGCGAGACTGGCCAGCCCCAGCCCTTCCGAGCGGCCGATCGCCTGCCCGGTT
Coding sequences:
- the upp gene encoding uracil phosphoribosyltransferase, whose amino-acid sequence is MDGVTIVTHPLVQHKLTLIRDKTRSTKGFRELLNEIGMLLCYEVTRDLPLTDVEIETPLTRMTGKEIAGKKLVFAPVLRAGLSFVEGMIDLVPSARIAHIGLYRDPETFTAVEYFFKAPTNLEERLVIVIDPMLATANTAVAAIDRIKERGARDIRFVCLLAAPEGIERLRGHHPDVPIWTAAVDEKLTDHAYIWPGLGDAGDRAYGTR
- a CDS encoding URC4/urg3 family protein, encoding MSPDTSAALSLLSARAVRERAHRLLAIGLDDKLAHFRIDLGRMDAAVDLVLATTRAAYPSLDVPFHSRWRHFVTGGDNRWAALADATAWKDKAARARAEFDLAIVSVFLDAGAGPSWRYQDPKTGQAIGRSEGLGLASLAMFASGAFSADPAQPLRADASVLQKLSVADLQNGMQVSDANPLVGIEGRADLLRRLGSLVASKPDVFGMIDTPRPGGLFDQMVMLAHQGKLPAPTILSVLLQRLGPIWPSRLTLGGIALGDCWKHPALKSDDATSELMPLHKLSQWLSYSLIEPLQIAGIEVTNIDGLTGLAEYRNGGLFVDIGVLNFRDYADAEREHDVSSTLVVEWRALTVALLDRLAEGIREKLQLDATSLPLAKILEGGSWAAGRVLARERRADASPPIRIISDGTVF
- a CDS encoding SDR family oxidoreductase; translated protein: MILITAASGKTGRAIIAALAARGASVRAFVRSAAQREALLRLGATDVVIGALDDDAALLRAMHETDAVYHVCPNVSLHEVAFADAVIAAAEAAEVPRLVYHSVLHPHVEVMPHHWSKMRVEEMLYSSELDWTILQPTTYMQNILSELDRITTDGVYRVPYPLETPLSLIDLGDIAEVAAKVLTEDGHANATYELAGTSPLSPIDVAEAFAAALGREVRAEAESVKAWQARARIAGMDEHAVTALTKMFVSYAGDGLKGNPNVLRWLLGREPVTLAEFAASCRQRVP